The Deltaproteobacteria bacterium sequence GGGAGCTGTACTGTTATCTTCGGATGGCACTGGCCGGCAATCGGAAGATTTTCGAATCCCTTCAAACCTCGGTCATTCTGTAACTGGCGAAAGCCGAACGAAACAGTAAACACCACTGCGTAGCGCGTAAAGAAACCGTTCTGCCCTAACTCGGCCTCTCCGCCCGCGCCAACAACTCCCCAAAATCATAGTTGACGCTCGTCACCCCGAAGTCCGGTTCCTGCCCGAAGGGTCGGCGAACATAATGGACCCGCTGACCGTCGTCTCCCAGGAACTCGACGATGGCGAGGATGAAGTCGTCAGGCTTGTTCAGGGAGTAGAGGACCTCGTTGCGCGTAACCGTGATGGAAGCTGCCCCACTGACGCGGCCCTTCACCTCGATGAACCGCAACTTGCCGGTTTCGGGCACCCGGCTCTCGATGTCGTAGCCCAGCTTCTCGAACTCCCGATCAGTAGGTTCGAAGCCCAAACGCCGCTCCACATCCATGACGATGGCTCGGGCGCGCGCGGCGGACGCCTGGGTGTCCTTCGGCGTCCTGAGTCCTGACACGCCACCCCCGGACATGGCTTCGATCAAGCCGACGGGAACTACCAGCAAGCCGCCCAGCACCACCGGGGGCAATGGTGAGATCTGTGCTTCGAGTTTCAGTTCCTCCAGCCGCTTCTGCAACCGCACCTGGAGGGTGTCCGCCCGCTTCCTCGCCTCTCCTGAGTTGAGCCGCGCACCGGTCTTGCCGGCTTGTTCCTGGAGCTTGAGCTGTTCGGCCCGGTGATCCCAATAGGTGATTTCCTTCGTCAGGCGGTCCTTGACCGCAGCCTCGGTCTTCGCGATCAAACTCAGCTTGGCGGCACGCACTTCCTTCAGGTGCTCGGGGACGACCTTTTCGACAGCGTAAGACAGGGCCGTCTGTTCCATATCCTTACGAATCCACGCGCATTCCTCACGGTCGAGGACGGCCTCGACCCCCGGTTCGTCGTCCGACAACGGCCGGTAATCCAGATACGGCGCATAATGTACGTGACGCGTCGCTCCGTCCGCATCGAGTTCCACGTAACGCACCCGCTTCGACACGACTCGCCGTTCGCCGGTGCGGGTGAGGCTTGCGTCTTGCACGGCATGTTCGACGAAAAAGAGCATACGGGGAGTGGTCCCGTTGTCGCCCTCGTCCACCAAAATCGTACCTCGCTTCAGGAGATCGCGGTGACGTTCGAGGGTCAGATCGAGAACAGCATCCAGCAACGGATGTCCCGGGCAGACGAAGGCCGCCAAGGGTTGGCCCGGGGGCGCCACCATGTGTTTCTCGAAAGCAATGCGCTCGTAACGAGGCAACACCGGCTCACGCACGCTAACCAACCGGTCGCGGTTGCGGACCAACGCCGGGACATGGGTTACCTGGTAACGGCGGGTCTCACGTTGCCGCACCGAGCCACCCAGGCGCTGGAACGCTTCCCGGAAGAACGACTCGATGTAGTGCGGCTGAAGGCGACGCGCTTCGGCCCGCTCCATGTCTTCACGAATCCGGTGCAACCGGCCCGCGTCCATGCCATCATGGACCAACTGCCGCTCCTCCAGCAGGTCCTGGAGCATGCGACGATCCAGCGCGTGATCCACCGCGGTATCCAAACGGGCCTGAACTTCCGGCTGCTCGCCGTACCGAATGGCCTCCAGCAGGAGTTCTCGCAGCGGCCTTCCTTCGAACTCCAACTTGCCGAGCACGTCGAATACCTGACCTCCCAGCGCCTCTCGCGCCTGCTCCAGCTTGTCCAGCAACTTGCGGTAGACGTCGCCCTCTCGTGTTTCGTCCGCCACCAGGTTCCACAGGTGGCACACTTCCGTCTGGCCGATCCGGTGAATGCGGCCGAAACGTTGCTCCAGGCGATTGGGGTTCCAGGGCAGATCGTAGTTCACCATCAGGTGGGCGCGCTGCAGGTTGATGCCTTCTCCCGCGGCGTCTGTCGCCAGCAGCACCTGGACCTCGGGGTCGTGCCGGAACGCTTCCTCCGCCTTGAGTCGATCCTCCCGGCCCATGCCGCCGTGGATCATCACGACCGAGGTTTCACGCCCAAGCAGAGTAGTGATTCGGCTCTGAAGATAACTCAAGGTGTCGCGATGCTCGGTGAAAAGAACCAGCTTCTGCCGCGGGGACGGCACAGGTGGCGGGATTGGACCTGCCCCGTAGGGGGTCGCATCGTCCTCGACTCGATCGGCGAACCCGGCCGACGTGAAGATCTCGCCGAGAAGGCTCGCCAGCTCTCGCCACTTCGTGTCGCCACCGCTCTGGCGCACACTCAACGCTTGCGCCTCCAGTGTTCTTAGCGTGTCGATCTCCGCCTTGAGCTCTAGAATAGAGCGGGCGGCCGTCGCCTGATCAAGGATGTGCACCTCCGCGTCGGCTATCTCCTGTTCCGGCGCATCGTCAAGATCCTCGACATCTTCCGCATCGAACTGTGGACCGTTCAACGCGGGAACAAAGGTGTCCTGTCGGCCCCGTTGAAGCACCTCCAAGTCGCGCAGGCGGCTCTCCAGGCGTTCGCGCCGCCGGCGAAGCGACTGATAGATCGCTTCCGGCGACGAGGCGAGCCGCCGCTGGAGGATTGTCAGGGCGAAGCCCACCGTGCCGGCCCGCTTGGCGTTGGCCAGCGCCTCCGCGCGATTGAACTCCTCGCGCACATAGTCGGTGACGGCCGTGTAGAGCCGAGCCTCAGCCTCCGACAGCTTGTAAGGGACCGTATAGGCGATGCGCTGCGGAAAGAGCGGCTTGCCGTCGAACTTCAGAAGACGTTCCTTGACCATGCGCCGCATCAGGTCAGAGACATCCGTGACGTGGACCCCGTCACGGAAGCGGCCCTCGAAGCGGTCGCCGTCAAGCAAAGCCATGAATAGCTGGAAGTCTTCCTCCTTGCCGTTGTGCGGCGTCGCCGTCATCAGCAGGAAGTGCCGTGTCAGACCCGACAGGAGCTGGCCCAGCCGGTAGCGTTTCGTGTACTTGATCTCGCCGCCGAAGAAGGTGGCCGACAGCTTGTGCGCCTCATCGCACACCACGAGATCCCAGCCGCAATCGGGGGCGCTGAGCTTGGCCTGTACGTCGTCGCCGCGTGACAGTTTGTCCAGGCGAGCGATCACGAGTGGGGTTTCCAGAAACCAATTGCCTGTGCGCGCCGCTTCCAACTTGTCGTTGGTGAGGATCTCGAACGGAAGCTGGAACCTGCGGTAGAGTTCGTCCTGCCATTGCTCCGCGAGACTCCCCGGGCAGACCACCAGGCAACGCTCCAGATCGCCTCGCGCCATCAGCTCCTTGATGAGCAGGCCCGCCATGATTGTCTTGCCGGCTCCCGGGTCGTCGGCGAGCAGGAAACGCAGCGGCTGGCGCGACAACATCGACTCGTAGACGGCGGTAATCTGATGCGGAAGCGGCTCCACCACCGAAGTGTGAACGGCCAATACCGGATCGAACAGGTGCGCCAGACGAATGCGTTGTGCCTCGGAAACGAGCCGGAAGAGCGCCCCGTCCCCGTCAAGGCTCCAGGGCCGACCGACTTCCACGACCTCGAGCCGGGGCTCGTCGTCGCGATAGAGCAGTTCGTTGGCGACCTTGCCCGTCGGCGTCTTGTAGGTCAGCTCCAGCGCCGCCGAGCCGAACCACTGGACATTGACGACGGTGACAAGGCTGTCGGCAAGGATGCCCTTTACGGCGGTGCTAGGTTGAAGGTCTTCGAGTTTCATCCCATGGGCCTCTCAAGTTGAAGCTGGTTGAGCTCCAAGCGCCACTTTCCGTGGACGGTTAGGCCGTTCAACCGACTTCGACGACGCCATGGCTGCGAACAACCGTTTTGACGATCCGAGTCTCCTGTTCGCAGAAGACGATCAAGTTGTTCGACGCCGGACCACGTGCGCTGGGGACCAACAAGCCGTCCGCGCCCAGGAAGGCGCATGCCTCGGCGATCTCCTGAGAACGCGGGTATTCTCTCTGCCGCTCAAGATAGCTCAGGTGGCCGTAAGAGGCCGCATCGAAGCCGATGGCCGAGAGTGCTTCGAGGCTGGGGAAGCGCATGACCGCATCCAGGCGCACCGCCAATTCAAACAGCTCATAGCGTACTTTCGAAGGCGGAAGAGGCTGGCCTTGATACAGATGAAAACGTCGCTCCGCGATGGCGGCCTCGCGTGTTTCCGAGGTGTAGAGCACGTCCAGCGTGCCGTCGTCCCAACGTCCTCCAGCCCGTGAGCATACAAGCGGATCAGAGCCCTCTCGCACCGACCGCCACACCGTTCCCGAGTAGGGGGATTGCT is a genomic window containing:
- a CDS encoding helicase-related protein, whose product is MKLEDLQPSTAVKGILADSLVTVVNVQWFGSAALELTYKTPTGKVANELLYRDDEPRLEVVEVGRPWSLDGDGALFRLVSEAQRIRLAHLFDPVLAVHTSVVEPLPHQITAVYESMLSRQPLRFLLADDPGAGKTIMAGLLIKELMARGDLERCLVVCPGSLAEQWQDELYRRFQLPFEILTNDKLEAARTGNWFLETPLVIARLDKLSRGDDVQAKLSAPDCGWDLVVCDEAHKLSATFFGGEIKYTKRYRLGQLLSGLTRHFLLMTATPHNGKEEDFQLFMALLDGDRFEGRFRDGVHVTDVSDLMRRMVKERLLKFDGKPLFPQRIAYTVPYKLSEAEARLYTAVTDYVREEFNRAEALANAKRAGTVGFALTILQRRLASSPEAIYQSLRRRRERLESRLRDLEVLQRGRQDTFVPALNGPQFDAEDVEDLDDAPEQEIADAEVHILDQATAARSILELKAEIDTLRTLEAQALSVRQSGGDTKWRELASLLGEIFTSAGFADRVEDDATPYGAGPIPPPVPSPRQKLVLFTEHRDTLSYLQSRITTLLGRETSVVMIHGGMGREDRLKAEEAFRHDPEVQVLLATDAAGEGINLQRAHLMVNYDLPWNPNRLEQRFGRIHRIGQTEVCHLWNLVADETREGDVYRKLLDKLEQAREALGGQVFDVLGKLEFEGRPLRELLLEAIRYGEQPEVQARLDTAVDHALDRRMLQDLLEERQLVHDGMDAGRLHRIREDMERAEARRLQPHYIESFFREAFQRLGGSVRQRETRRYQVTHVPALVRNRDRLVSVREPVLPRYERIAFEKHMVAPPGQPLAAFVCPGHPLLDAVLDLTLERHRDLLKRGTILVDEGDNGTTPRMLFFVEHAVQDASLTRTGERRVVSKRVRYVELDADGATRHVHYAPYLDYRPLSDDEPGVEAVLDREECAWIRKDMEQTALSYAVEKVVPEHLKEVRAAKLSLIAKTEAAVKDRLTKEITYWDHRAEQLKLQEQAGKTGARLNSGEARKRADTLQVRLQKRLEELKLEAQISPLPPVVLGGLLVVPVGLIEAMSGGGVSGLRTPKDTQASAARARAIVMDVERRLGFEPTDREFEKLGYDIESRVPETGKLRFIEVKGRVSGAASITVTRNEVLYSLNKPDDFILAIVEFLGDDGQRVHYVRRPFGQEPDFGVTSVNYDFGELLARAERPS
- a CDS encoding RES family NAD+ phosphorylase — translated: MLDALERVEQSPYSGTVWRSVREGSDPLVCSRAGGRWDDGTLDVLYTSETREAAIAERRFHLYQGQPLPPSKVRYELFELAVRLDAVMRFPSLEALSAIGFDAASYGHLSYLERQREYPRSQEIAEACAFLGADGLLVPSARGPASNNLIVFCEQETRIVKTVVRSHGVVEVG